One region of Bacteroidota bacterium genomic DNA includes:
- a CDS encoding MBL fold metallo-hydrolase, with translation MITIHSFTFNPFSENMYILYDETKEALIIDPGCYTLPEKEELAKFIRDAGIKPVKLLNTHAHIDHVLGNNFVAAKYGLKLEMHEADADLLRSAPVYGQMWGIKPEPSPEPSAFLTEGDEVKFGNSKLDVLYTPGHCPGSITFYSSDEKFAIVGDVLFYGSIGRTDLPGGNHELLIRSIREKLFPLGDDMVVYPGHGPSTTIGFEKQHNPFL, from the coding sequence ATGATTACAATACACTCCTTCACCTTCAATCCCTTCTCAGAAAACATGTACATCCTGTATGATGAAACGAAGGAGGCATTAATTATTGATCCGGGTTGCTATACCCTACCGGAGAAAGAAGAATTGGCAAAGTTTATCCGGGATGCCGGTATCAAACCCGTAAAACTGCTGAATACACATGCACATATAGATCATGTACTCGGGAACAATTTTGTTGCGGCAAAATATGGACTGAAACTGGAAATGCATGAAGCTGACGCTGATTTGCTTCGCTCAGCACCGGTTTACGGTCAAATGTGGGGAATAAAACCTGAACCCTCCCCTGAACCTTCAGCTTTTCTGACAGAGGGTGATGAAGTAAAATTTGGCAATTCTAAACTTGACGTATTATATACTCCCGGTCATTGTCCCGGAAGTATTACATTTTATTCAAGTGATGAAAAATTCGCGATTGTCGGAGATGTCTTATTTTATGGAAGCATTGGAAGAACCGATCTTCCCGGGGGTAACCATGAATTACTGATCAGGTCTATTCGTGAAAAACTTTTTCCCCTGGGAGATGATATGGTTGTTTATCCCGGACATGGCCCGTCTACGACGATAGGCTTCGAGAAACAACACAACCCATTTCTTTAA